One genomic window of Polyangium aurulentum includes the following:
- a CDS encoding potassium transporter Kup — MTDATAQARSAEGHAHGGHAHQNQWALFLGAIGVVFGDIGTSPLYTVKECFSPASTHRVDPTPDNILGILSLIFWSLLMSVTVKYLTFIMKADNQGAGGILALLALVPTPKGDKPGSGLAGPIVLLALFGSALLYGDGIITPAISVLSAMEGLEVATTTLKPAILPLTLGILLGLFMLQKRGTAGVGAVFGPLTLVWFIAIAVLGLRYIILNPAVLAAVNPLYAVHFFMEHKGHGILMLGAVVLCITGGEALYADMGHFGLKPIRMGWYLVVWPALVLNYFGQGALLLQHPELATNPFYALVPSWFLYPMVAIATGAAIVASQALISGAFSLTQQAVQLGYFPRVNIVHTSKHTEGQIYIPEINRALLVACVWLVVSFKTSTALAATYGIAVTITMAITSIVYYVVVTRRWNWPVWKALPPVLIFLAIDIAFLAGNIPKIAHGGWFPLTVAGIVFTAMTTWKTGRRILAEAFKAEIQPLDEFLGEVAEVKPHRVKGTAVFMASNPYGTPPVLRHHFKHNQILHEQVVLLSIVSERVPEVPASERVEVENLDNGFFRVTARYGFMQTPNVPSVLAACREKGLVIELRHTSYYLGRETLLPTGRSKMSKWRKGLFAFISRNARPATAYFGLPPGRVVELGMQIDL; from the coding sequence ATGACGGATGCCACAGCACAGGCGCGCTCGGCCGAGGGGCACGCGCACGGCGGCCACGCGCACCAGAATCAGTGGGCGCTGTTCCTCGGGGCGATCGGCGTCGTGTTCGGCGACATCGGCACGAGCCCCCTCTACACCGTCAAGGAGTGCTTCAGCCCGGCCAGCACGCACCGCGTCGACCCGACCCCCGACAACATCCTCGGCATCCTCTCGCTGATCTTCTGGTCGCTCCTGATGTCCGTGACGGTGAAATACCTCACGTTCATCATGAAGGCCGACAACCAAGGGGCAGGCGGCATCCTCGCGCTGCTCGCGCTCGTGCCGACGCCGAAGGGCGACAAACCGGGGTCGGGTCTGGCGGGGCCGATCGTGCTGCTCGCGCTGTTCGGCTCGGCGCTGCTCTACGGCGACGGGATCATCACGCCCGCGATCTCGGTGCTCTCGGCCATGGAGGGCCTCGAGGTCGCCACGACGACGCTGAAGCCCGCGATCCTGCCGCTCACGCTGGGCATCCTGCTCGGCCTGTTCATGCTGCAGAAGCGGGGGACGGCGGGGGTCGGCGCGGTCTTCGGGCCGCTCACGCTCGTCTGGTTCATCGCGATCGCGGTCCTCGGGCTGCGCTACATCATCTTGAACCCGGCGGTGCTCGCGGCGGTGAACCCGCTGTACGCGGTGCACTTCTTCATGGAGCACAAGGGCCACGGGATCCTGATGCTCGGCGCGGTCGTCCTGTGCATCACGGGCGGCGAGGCGCTCTACGCGGACATGGGGCACTTCGGCCTCAAGCCCATCCGCATGGGCTGGTATCTGGTGGTCTGGCCGGCCCTGGTGCTCAACTACTTCGGCCAGGGCGCGCTGCTCTTGCAGCACCCCGAGCTGGCGACGAACCCGTTCTACGCGCTCGTGCCGTCGTGGTTCCTCTACCCGATGGTGGCGATCGCGACGGGCGCGGCGATCGTTGCGTCGCAGGCCCTGATCTCGGGCGCCTTCTCGCTCACGCAGCAGGCGGTGCAGCTCGGCTACTTCCCGCGCGTGAACATCGTCCACACGTCGAAGCACACCGAGGGGCAGATCTACATCCCCGAGATCAACCGGGCCCTGCTCGTCGCGTGCGTGTGGCTCGTGGTCTCGTTCAAGACCTCGACCGCCCTCGCCGCGACGTACGGCATCGCGGTGACCATCACGATGGCGATCACGTCGATCGTCTACTACGTCGTGGTGACGCGGCGCTGGAACTGGCCCGTCTGGAAGGCGCTGCCGCCGGTCTTGATCTTCCTGGCCATCGATATCGCGTTCCTCGCCGGCAACATCCCGAAGATCGCGCACGGCGGCTGGTTCCCGCTCACCGTGGCCGGGATCGTCTTCACGGCCATGACCACGTGGAAGACGGGCCGCCGCATCCTGGCCGAGGCCTTCAAGGCCGAGATCCAGCCCCTCGACGAGTTCCTGGGCGAGGTGGCCGAGGTCAAGCCGCACCGGGTGAAGGGGACCGCGGTGTTCATGGCCTCGAACCCGTACGGCACGCCGCCCGTCTTGCGGCACCACTTCAAGCACAACCAGATCCTGCACGAGCAGGTGGTCTTGCTCTCGATCGTGAGCGAGCGCGTGCCCGAGGTGCCGGCGAGCGAGCGCGTGGAGGTGGAGAACCTCGACAACGGCTTCTTCCGGGTGACGGCGCGCTACGGCTTCATGCAGACGCCGAACGTGCCGAGCGTGCTCGCCGCCTGCCGCGAGAAGGGCCTCGTCATCGAGCTGCGCCACACGAGCTACTACCTCGGCCGCGAGACGCTCCTGCCGACCGGCCGCTCGAAGATGTCGAAGTGGAGAAAGGGCCTGTTCGCCTTCATCTCCCGCAACGCCCGCCCGGCCACGGCCTACTTCGGCCTGCCGCCCGGCCGCGTGGTGGAGCTGGGCATGCAGATCGATCTCTAG
- a CDS encoding UdgX family uracil-DNA binding protein (This protein belongs to the uracil DNA glycosylase superfamily, members of which act in excision repair of DNA. However, it belongs more specifically to UdgX branch, whose founding member was found to bind uracil in DNA (where it does not belong), without cleaving it, appears to promote DNA repair by a pathway involving RecA, rather than base excision.): protein MPQRAPTKTAADLVPSKRSLPALREAAAGCTACDLFARGTQTVFGEGPPSARAILVGEQPGDAEDRAGRPFVGPAGRLLDTSLEQAGIDRRQVYVTNVVKHFKWEPRGTRRIHAKPNMPEIRACRPWLEAEIAAVKPQIVICLGATAAQAILGKDFRVTRDRGRILEAEIAPFVMATVHPSSILRAPDPASRHAETERFIEDLRGVAHLVAEPRGARLAAGMR, encoded by the coding sequence ATGCCCCAGCGTGCACCGACGAAGACCGCGGCCGATCTCGTACCCTCGAAGCGCTCGCTGCCCGCGCTGCGCGAGGCGGCGGCCGGCTGCACGGCGTGCGATCTGTTCGCGCGCGGGACGCAGACGGTGTTCGGCGAAGGCCCGCCCAGCGCGCGCGCCATCCTCGTCGGCGAGCAGCCCGGAGACGCCGAGGATCGCGCGGGCAGGCCCTTCGTCGGGCCGGCCGGCAGGCTCCTCGACACGTCGCTCGAGCAGGCCGGCATCGACCGCAGACAGGTCTACGTGACCAACGTGGTCAAGCATTTCAAGTGGGAGCCGCGCGGCACGCGGCGCATCCACGCGAAGCCCAACATGCCCGAGATACGCGCCTGCCGCCCCTGGCTCGAGGCCGAGATCGCCGCCGTGAAGCCGCAGATCGTGATCTGCCTCGGCGCGACGGCGGCGCAGGCCATCCTGGGCAAGGACTTCCGCGTGACGCGCGATCGAGGCCGGATCCTCGAGGCGGAGATCGCGCCCTTCGTCATGGCGACGGTGCACCCCTCGTCGATCTTGCGCGCGCCCGATCCCGCGTCGCGCCACGCCGAGACCGAGCGGTTCATCGAGGACCTGCGCGGCGTTGCTCACCTCGTCGCCGAGCCTCGCGGCGCTCGCCTTGCCGCGGGGATGAGGTAG
- a CDS encoding SIR2 family protein: protein MVDADIVEYLRDALAGERAVLFTGAGFSVDAKDRDGQPIPTGNELCDELWEICFPGEERDGSALEDLFQHALTEKPNQLDALLRRRLTVDPKSLPSCYRTWFSLPWRRIYTLNVDDLETACAARWNLPRPIAPVSAFWNDSDPRAKVPEGALEVVHLHGHVADAPHGMTFSTTQYGARLAAECDPHYTALVRDFYDSPVVFVGTRLDESPLWQALERSECTGGREPNRARPRSFIVTSAIERARQSLLERLGVEFLPMSSRDFTEKVLERLGGERLRCAG, encoded by the coding sequence ATGGTGGACGCGGACATCGTCGAGTACCTCAGGGACGCGCTCGCCGGCGAGCGGGCCGTGCTTTTCACGGGCGCAGGCTTCTCGGTGGACGCGAAGGATCGGGACGGACAGCCGATCCCGACGGGCAACGAGCTCTGCGACGAGCTGTGGGAGATCTGCTTCCCGGGCGAGGAGCGGGACGGAAGCGCGCTCGAGGACCTCTTCCAGCACGCCCTGACCGAAAAGCCGAACCAGCTCGACGCGCTGCTCCGGCGGCGGCTCACGGTCGACCCGAAGAGCCTGCCGAGCTGCTATCGCACCTGGTTCTCGCTGCCCTGGCGGCGGATCTACACGCTGAACGTCGACGATCTCGAGACCGCCTGCGCGGCGCGCTGGAACCTGCCGCGGCCGATCGCTCCTGTCTCGGCGTTCTGGAACGACAGCGATCCGCGGGCGAAGGTGCCCGAGGGGGCGCTCGAGGTCGTGCATTTGCACGGGCACGTGGCCGACGCGCCGCACGGGATGACCTTCTCGACCACGCAGTACGGGGCGCGGCTCGCGGCCGAGTGCGACCCCCACTACACGGCCCTCGTCCGCGATTTCTACGATTCTCCCGTCGTGTTCGTCGGCACGCGGCTCGACGAGTCGCCGCTCTGGCAGGCCCTCGAGCGTTCGGAGTGCACGGGGGGGCGCGAGCCCAACCGGGCTCGGCCGAGGTCGTTCATCGTGACGTCCGCGATCGAGCGGGCGCGCCAGAGCCTCCTCGAGCGGCTCGGCGTGGAGTTTTTGCCCATGTCCTCGCGCGACTTCACCGAGAAGGTCCTCGAGCGGCTCGGGGGTGAGCGGCTGCGCTGCGCGGGTTGA
- a CDS encoding ATP-binding protein: MEGTTIQGRAGTGRGTARTGEARPPGAMPPGAVGGGRVSAFGRRRRFNVDGPCSEELHYMLAPEARVGAARARLERGDYLAVHGPRQGGKTTWLRAMARSLLDEGRFAALVVPCRGAGLGDPAAEERALVGAIDRAAREDLPEALRPPPFPPEYDARFVGVKLASWARRCPRPLVLLFDDVDALSARSLGAVLGGIRAGHAARPRAAPWALVVSGARDVTAAGDPLRDVLAPLPLPDFSRAEVAALYAQHTAESGQPFTDEAVESAFALSGGRPWVVNALGREVVERMRPPLSGPIEKEHIEAARLRLAGG; encoded by the coding sequence GTGGAAGGCACGACGATCCAGGGACGGGCAGGAACGGGGCGAGGGACCGCGCGGACGGGCGAGGCGCGTCCGCCGGGGGCCATGCCGCCGGGGGCCGTGGGTGGTGGGCGCGTGAGCGCCTTCGGTCGCCGGCGGCGCTTCAACGTCGACGGGCCGTGCAGCGAGGAGCTTCATTACATGCTGGCGCCCGAGGCGCGTGTCGGCGCGGCGCGCGCGCGGCTCGAGCGGGGCGACTACCTCGCGGTGCACGGGCCGCGGCAGGGCGGCAAGACGACGTGGCTGCGGGCGATGGCGCGGTCACTCCTGGACGAGGGCCGGTTCGCGGCCCTGGTGGTGCCCTGTCGCGGGGCGGGCCTCGGCGACCCCGCGGCGGAGGAGCGGGCCCTCGTCGGCGCGATCGATCGGGCGGCGCGCGAGGACCTGCCCGAGGCGCTGCGGCCGCCGCCGTTTCCTCCCGAATACGACGCGCGGTTCGTCGGGGTGAAGCTCGCGTCGTGGGCGCGCCGGTGTCCGCGGCCGCTGGTCCTGCTCTTCGACGACGTCGACGCGCTCTCGGCGAGGAGCCTCGGGGCGGTGCTCGGGGGGATCCGGGCGGGGCATGCGGCGCGCCCGCGGGCGGCGCCGTGGGCGCTCGTGGTGAGCGGGGCGCGGGACGTGACGGCCGCGGGAGATCCCCTCCGCGACGTGCTCGCGCCCCTGCCCTTGCCCGACTTTTCGCGCGCCGAGGTGGCCGCGCTCTACGCGCAGCACACGGCGGAGTCGGGGCAGCCGTTCACGGACGAGGCGGTGGAGAGCGCGTTTGCGCTCTCGGGCGGGAGGCCGTGGGTGGTCAATGCGCTCGGCCGCGAGGTGGTCGAGCGAATGCGCCCTCCGCTCTCGGGGCCGATCGAAAAGGAGCACATCGAGGCGGCTCGGCTGCGCCTGGCGGGTGGTTGA
- a CDS encoding serine/threonine-protein kinase, with amino-acid sequence MALDRDDGGEVHGAGSAPGEPSFSATLPALDSVDPSSTLASRAATPSPAATPSPAPSSADVVTTEDDDATSADTEPAPQRLSLPAEDFFAPSLADPLIGLIVAGRYRILTPIGRGGMGVVYKVEHVHLGKLLAMKLLTGELSTSPDVVRRFKREALTVSRLSSPSTVHVFDYGVDAGLTYIVMELCAGRDLAAVLASEGPMGFERLGKIVIQVLASLGEAHRLGIVHRDVKPQNVMITRTADGTDVAKVLDFGIAKLRDEADVGDVTRRDQLIGTPYFISPEQIRGDAVDSRADIYALGVLMYQGLTGHYPYIAKSSASILVKHITDTPLPPSARAPERAIPPGVDAIVLRALEKDPGRRWESAEALRDAIAEELRELGTSSVEELLDASALRRLTREALAEAVPAGGGEAIASRDEVEAYERKLRSRRHFAVALGGFAIAAVGAAGLVYMAPGRAARFSGAEVEPNDTAGNASSLPLGAPASGLLGKRIDAGHSDRDFYAFDIPASADGGAQLARMTVTALPNMEMCTLLYRQGFPSPFAQYCVGRAGRDLAIGALRLEPGRYYASVLQDLDPRGEPRIPFVHENVSDTYTIEVALAGAGGGGEIEPNDDVSAAMPIAVGSARAGTLGWVNDQDVYCVTGAEGEAIRWRARDVVRDAGAVLEVSLVRGRDAGPPVRVHVAGTGAIGEWDARSPWVSPKIDDGGDARCLRVRIARDTWTADAPRVPAGGLETYGIEVERVR; translated from the coding sequence ATGGCGCTCGATCGAGACGATGGCGGGGAGGTTCATGGGGCGGGGAGCGCGCCCGGCGAGCCCTCCTTCAGCGCCACCCTGCCGGCCCTCGATTCGGTCGATCCTTCGAGCACCCTGGCCTCGCGCGCCGCGACCCCCTCGCCTGCCGCGACGCCCTCGCCTGCCCCGTCCTCCGCCGACGTCGTCACGACGGAGGACGACGACGCGACCAGCGCGGACACCGAGCCCGCTCCGCAGAGGCTCTCGCTGCCGGCCGAGGACTTTTTCGCTCCCTCCCTCGCCGATCCGCTGATCGGGCTCATCGTGGCGGGTCGATACCGCATCCTCACGCCCATCGGCCGGGGCGGCATGGGGGTCGTCTACAAGGTCGAGCACGTCCACCTCGGCAAGCTGCTCGCCATGAAGCTGCTCACGGGCGAGCTGTCCACGAGCCCCGACGTCGTGCGCCGGTTCAAGCGCGAGGCGCTCACCGTCTCGCGCCTGTCCTCGCCGAGCACCGTGCACGTCTTCGATTACGGCGTCGACGCGGGCCTGACGTACATCGTGATGGAGCTTTGCGCCGGGCGCGATCTCGCCGCCGTGCTCGCCTCCGAGGGGCCGATGGGGTTCGAGCGCCTCGGCAAGATCGTGATCCAGGTCCTCGCCTCGCTCGGCGAGGCGCACCGGCTCGGGATCGTGCACCGGGACGTCAAGCCGCAGAACGTCATGATCACGCGCACCGCCGACGGCACCGACGTGGCCAAGGTGCTCGATTTCGGCATCGCCAAGCTGCGCGACGAGGCCGACGTCGGCGACGTGACGCGGCGCGATCAGCTCATCGGCACGCCCTATTTCATCTCGCCGGAGCAGATCCGCGGCGACGCCGTCGATAGCCGGGCCGACATCTACGCGCTCGGCGTGCTCATGTACCAGGGCCTCACCGGCCATTACCCGTACATCGCCAAGAGCTCCGCCAGCATCCTCGTCAAGCACATCACGGACACCCCCCTGCCCCCCTCCGCGCGCGCGCCCGAGCGGGCGATCCCGCCGGGGGTCGACGCCATCGTGCTCCGTGCGCTCGAAAAGGATCCCGGTCGGCGCTGGGAGAGCGCGGAGGCGCTCCGGGACGCCATTGCGGAGGAATTGCGCGAGCTGGGGACCTCGAGCGTGGAGGAATTGCTCGACGCGAGCGCGCTGCGGCGGCTCACGCGCGAGGCCCTCGCCGAGGCCGTGCCGGCGGGCGGGGGCGAGGCGATCGCGAGCCGCGACGAGGTCGAGGCCTACGAGCGCAAGCTGCGCAGCCGCAGGCATTTCGCCGTGGCGCTCGGGGGCTTCGCGATCGCCGCCGTGGGGGCCGCCGGCCTCGTTTACATGGCCCCGGGCCGCGCCGCGCGCTTCTCGGGGGCAGAGGTCGAGCCGAACGACACGGCGGGCAATGCCTCGTCCTTGCCGCTCGGCGCGCCCGCGTCGGGGCTGCTCGGCAAGCGCATCGACGCGGGGCACAGCGATCGCGATTTCTATGCATTCGACATCCCCGCGAGCGCGGACGGCGGGGCGCAGCTCGCGCGGATGACCGTGACGGCGCTGCCGAACATGGAGATGTGCACGCTGCTCTATCGGCAGGGGTTCCCCTCTCCCTTCGCGCAGTATTGCGTGGGCCGGGCCGGGCGGGATCTGGCCATCGGGGCGCTGCGGCTCGAGCCGGGCCGTTATTATGCGTCGGTCTTGCAGGACCTCGATCCGCGCGGCGAGCCGCGGATTCCTTTCGTGCACGAGAACGTCTCCGACACGTACACCATCGAGGTCGCGCTCGCGGGGGCGGGCGGCGGGGGGGAGATCGAGCCCAATGACGACGTGAGCGCGGCGATGCCCATTGCGGTGGGATCGGCGCGCGCGGGGACGCTGGGCTGGGTGAACGATCAGGACGTGTATTGCGTGACGGGCGCCGAGGGGGAGGCGATTCGCTGGAGGGCGCGCGACGTCGTGCGCGACGCGGGCGCGGTGCTCGAGGTGTCGCTGGTGCGCGGGCGCGACGCGGGGCCGCCCGTGCGCGTGCACGTGGCGGGGACGGGCGCGATCGGCGAATGGGACGCGCGCTCGCCGTGGGTGAGCCCGAAGATCGACGATGGCGGGGACGCGCGATGCCTGCGGGTGAGGATTGCGCGCGACACCTGGACGGCGGACGCGCCGCGGGTGCCGGCGGGCGGGCTGGAGACGTACGGGATCGAGGTCGAGCGGGTCCGCTGA
- a CDS encoding GAF domain-containing hybrid sensor histidine kinase/response regulator codes for MPETAGETGTADFLQGGGDMGARMRALDWSRTPIGPVERWPQSLRTSVSICLASQFPLAVLWGPELVLLYNDGYRQLLGGKHPQALGRPVLEVWSEITSIVGPVLHGVLQDGTSTWVADQLLPTERNGFLEEAYFTYSYSPIRGERGGIGGIFAVVSETTDRVLGERRLRILRELAALASQARTVEEACRAAVRALEPSDVPFALVYLLEGGGESARLVASSGLEPGSRPSPEAVDLLARDIGWPLGKVARSGRMEVVDDVVERFGALPGTWPHPPRTALVLPIARPGEAHPYGLLVAGTSPACVLGEGYRSFFELAAEHVATAIANARASEAEHRRAEALAELDRAKTAFFSNVSHELRTPLTLLLLPIESALAKPDKALQSDDLELTHRNALRLLKLVNTLLDFSRIEAGRAEARYEPTDLAALTADLASAFRSAVDKAGLGFVVDTPPLPEPIHVDREMWEKIVLNLLSNALKFTFEGEIRVSLRMEGEQAVLAVQDTGTGIAAEELPRIFERFHRIRGARSRAHEGTGIGLALVQELVHLHGGTIRAESTPGAGTTFTVTIPRGSAHLPEENIGAARQLDSTALGGAPFVAEALRWVTSRPGQSEAPRSNEEPAARILVVDDNADMRTYLERLLAPCWTVTAVADGRTALSIAQKSPPDLVLSDVMMPGHDGFELIRALRADERTRTVPVILLSARAGEEATVEGLEAGADDYLVKPFAARELLARIRTNIKLARLRREAEALSAELAQKRAELLRLSEDRLRLAVEATGLGIWELDPENGKLGWDERCRAMFGLPKDSETSLDDALAAIHPDDRDAVRDGIARALDPASSGEYEVEHRVGDGADGKERWLAARGHAVFAEGRPTRFLGTLLDVTERAELMARERRARAAAEDANRLKDEFLATVSHELRTPLTAILGWSAILQDGARNPSTLSRGLEVIVKNAKAQAQLIDDILDVSRIIAGKLRIEDTPADIPALVREAMEVVEPSANAKGISLRYEDGGERYRLLCDPDRLRQAIWNVLSNAVKFSQKGGSVRVTVGREGARIFVRVADKGEGITPEVLPHVFERFRQADGSTTRRHGGLGLGLALVKHLVELHGGEVVAESAGKGQGATFTIRLPVKALAVEARTGAEERTRAAVKRQLLGVRVLVVDDEEDAREMLTASLEGYGAVVQAAASTDEALRALAQFSPHVLVSDIGMPEEDGKVLLRRIRALPEPLSRLPAIAVTAFARAEDAVLAREAGFDEYLVKPVEPQVLARIVGESNGRALRESGPG; via the coding sequence ATGCCCGAAACGGCCGGCGAGACGGGTACCGCAGACTTCCTTCAAGGCGGCGGGGACATGGGCGCCCGCATGCGCGCGCTCGATTGGTCCCGCACGCCCATCGGCCCCGTCGAGCGCTGGCCCCAGAGCCTGCGCACCTCGGTGAGCATCTGCCTCGCCTCCCAGTTCCCCCTCGCCGTCCTCTGGGGGCCCGAGCTCGTCCTGCTCTACAACGACGGCTACCGGCAGCTCCTCGGAGGCAAGCACCCGCAAGCCCTCGGCCGCCCCGTCCTCGAGGTCTGGTCCGAGATCACCAGCATCGTCGGCCCCGTGCTGCACGGCGTGCTCCAGGACGGCACCTCCACCTGGGTCGCCGACCAGCTCCTGCCCACCGAGCGCAACGGCTTCCTCGAAGAGGCCTACTTCACCTACTCCTACAGCCCCATCCGCGGCGAACGCGGCGGCATCGGTGGCATCTTCGCCGTCGTCAGCGAGACGACCGATCGCGTCCTCGGCGAGCGCCGCCTGCGCATCCTGCGCGAGCTCGCTGCCCTCGCGTCCCAGGCCCGCACCGTCGAGGAGGCTTGCCGCGCCGCCGTGCGCGCGCTCGAGCCGAGCGACGTGCCCTTCGCCCTCGTCTACCTCCTCGAGGGGGGCGGCGAGAGCGCGCGCCTCGTCGCCTCCTCGGGCCTCGAGCCCGGCTCTCGCCCGAGCCCCGAGGCCGTGGATCTCCTGGCCCGTGACATCGGCTGGCCCCTCGGCAAGGTCGCGAGGAGCGGCCGCATGGAGGTCGTCGACGACGTCGTCGAGCGCTTCGGCGCGCTGCCCGGGACCTGGCCCCACCCGCCGCGCACCGCGCTCGTGCTGCCCATCGCGCGCCCCGGCGAGGCGCACCCGTACGGCCTGCTCGTCGCCGGCACGAGCCCCGCCTGCGTGCTCGGCGAGGGCTACCGCAGCTTCTTCGAGCTCGCCGCCGAGCACGTGGCGACGGCCATCGCGAACGCCCGCGCCTCCGAGGCCGAGCACAGGCGCGCCGAGGCGCTCGCCGAGCTCGACCGCGCCAAGACCGCCTTCTTCAGCAACGTCAGCCACGAGCTGCGCACGCCGCTCACCCTGCTCTTGCTGCCCATCGAGAGCGCGCTCGCGAAGCCCGACAAGGCGCTGCAGAGCGACGACCTCGAGCTCACCCACCGGAACGCCCTGCGCCTGCTCAAGCTCGTCAACACGCTGCTCGACTTCTCGCGCATCGAGGCGGGCCGCGCCGAGGCGCGCTACGAGCCCACCGACCTCGCCGCCCTCACCGCCGACCTCGCGAGCGCCTTCCGATCGGCCGTCGACAAGGCCGGCCTGGGCTTCGTCGTCGACACGCCTCCCCTCCCCGAGCCGATCCACGTCGACCGGGAGATGTGGGAGAAGATCGTCCTCAACCTGCTCTCGAACGCGCTCAAGTTCACCTTCGAGGGCGAGATCCGCGTGTCGCTGCGCATGGAGGGCGAGCAGGCGGTGCTCGCGGTGCAGGACACGGGCACGGGCATCGCGGCCGAGGAGCTGCCGCGCATCTTCGAGCGGTTCCACAGGATCCGCGGGGCGCGCTCGCGCGCGCACGAGGGGACGGGCATCGGGCTCGCGCTCGTGCAGGAGCTGGTGCACCTGCACGGCGGGACCATCCGGGCCGAGAGCACGCCGGGCGCGGGCACGACGTTCACGGTGACGATCCCGCGCGGCTCGGCGCACCTGCCCGAGGAGAACATCGGAGCGGCGCGCCAGCTCGACTCGACCGCGCTCGGCGGGGCGCCCTTCGTGGCCGAGGCGCTGCGCTGGGTGACGTCACGGCCCGGGCAGAGCGAGGCGCCGCGATCGAACGAGGAGCCCGCGGCGCGGATCCTGGTCGTCGACGACAACGCCGACATGCGCACCTACCTCGAGCGCCTGCTCGCGCCCTGCTGGACGGTGACGGCGGTGGCCGACGGCAGGACGGCCCTGTCGATCGCGCAGAAGAGCCCGCCGGACCTCGTGCTGAGCGACGTGATGATGCCGGGCCACGACGGCTTCGAGCTGATCCGCGCGCTGCGCGCCGACGAGCGGACGCGCACGGTGCCCGTCATCCTCCTGTCGGCCCGCGCGGGCGAGGAGGCCACGGTGGAGGGGCTCGAGGCGGGCGCCGACGACTACCTCGTCAAGCCCTTCGCGGCGCGGGAGCTTCTGGCCCGCATCCGCACGAACATCAAGCTCGCGCGCCTGCGCCGCGAGGCCGAGGCGCTCTCCGCGGAGCTCGCGCAGAAGCGCGCGGAGCTGCTGCGGCTGAGCGAGGATCGCCTGCGGCTCGCGGTCGAGGCGACCGGGCTCGGGATCTGGGAGCTCGACCCCGAGAACGGCAAGCTCGGCTGGGACGAGCGCTGCCGCGCGATGTTCGGGCTGCCGAAGGACTCCGAGACGAGCCTCGACGACGCCCTCGCCGCGATCCACCCCGACGATCGGGACGCGGTGCGGGACGGGATCGCGCGCGCGCTCGATCCCGCGAGCAGCGGCGAGTACGAGGTGGAGCACCGGGTCGGCGACGGCGCCGACGGCAAGGAGCGCTGGCTGGCGGCGCGGGGGCACGCGGTCTTCGCGGAGGGGCGCCCGACGCGCTTCCTCGGCACCCTGCTCGACGTCACCGAGCGCGCCGAGCTGATGGCGCGCGAGCGGCGCGCGCGTGCCGCGGCCGAGGACGCCAACCGGCTGAAGGACGAGTTCCTCGCGACGGTCTCGCACGAGCTGCGCACGCCGCTCACCGCGATCCTCGGCTGGTCGGCGATCCTGCAGGACGGGGCGCGAAACCCGTCGACGCTCTCGCGCGGGCTCGAGGTGATCGTCAAGAACGCCAAGGCGCAGGCGCAGCTCATCGACGACATCCTCGACGTGTCGCGCATCATCGCGGGCAAGCTCCGGATCGAGGACACGCCGGCGGACATCCCGGCGCTCGTGCGCGAGGCGATGGAGGTCGTCGAGCCCTCGGCGAACGCCAAGGGCATCTCGCTGCGCTACGAGGACGGCGGCGAGCGCTACCGCCTGCTCTGCGATCCCGACCGGCTGCGCCAGGCGATCTGGAACGTGCTGTCGAACGCGGTGAAGTTCTCGCAGAAGGGCGGCAGCGTGCGCGTGACGGTGGGGCGCGAGGGCGCGCGGATCTTCGTCCGCGTCGCCGACAAGGGCGAGGGCATCACGCCCGAGGTGCTGCCCCACGTCTTCGAGCGCTTCCGCCAGGCGGACGGCTCGACGACGCGGCGCCACGGCGGCCTCGGGCTGGGGCTCGCGCTGGTCAAGCACCTGGTCGAGCTGCACGGCGGCGAGGTCGTCGCCGAGAGCGCGGGCAAGGGCCAGGGCGCGACCTTCACGATCCGGCTGCCCGTGAAGGCGCTCGCCGTGGAGGCGCGGACGGGGGCAGAGGAGCGGACGCGCGCGGCGGTGAAGCGCCAGCTCCTCGGCGTGCGCGTGCTCGTGGTCGACGACGAGGAGGACGCGCGCGAGATGCTGACCGCGTCGCTCGAGGGCTACGGCGCGGTCGTCCAGGCGGCCGCGTCCACGGACGAGGCCTTGCGCGCGCTCGCGCAGTTCTCGCCGCACGTGCTGGTGAGCGACATCGGCATGCCCGAGGAGGACGGCAAGGTGCTCCTGCGGAGGATCCGCGCGCTGCCCGAGCCCCTGTCACGCCTGCCTGCGATCGCGGTGACGGCCTTCGCCCGCGCCGAGGACGCCGTGCTCGCGCGCGAGGCGGGCTTCGACGAGTACCTGGTCAAGCCGGTCGAGCCGCAGGTCCTCGCGCGCATCGTCGGCGAGAGCAACGGCCGAGCGCTGCGAGAGAGCGGCCCTGGCTGA